In Panthera tigris isolate Pti1 chromosome C1, P.tigris_Pti1_mat1.1, whole genome shotgun sequence, the following proteins share a genomic window:
- the SPATA3 gene encoding spermatogenesis-associated protein 3 → MRKGKKKKPESRRRGSTPQHASSESTPQQASSESTPQHASSESTPQHASSESTPRPSPGSTPQPSSGSIPQQPAPQALPAPESRPSARAPAPALGQLPPDPTTKASSRSRKSGSLTRAGPRAFCSCSACPGSSACWRRLGLCHSRIFDVLLPLPWPTMPGRGFPSLLTFYREPARKHSTHRNSRAPSSRACRCGSGSPGGCLLHH, encoded by the exons ATGAGGAAGGGCAAAAAGAAGAAGCCAGAGTCCAGACGCCGCGGCTCCACACCCCAGCACGCCAGCTCGGAGTCCACACCCCAGCAAGCCAGCTCGGAGTCCACACCCCAGCACGCCAGCTCGGAGTCCACACCCCAGCACGCCAGCTCGGAGTCCACCCCTCGGCCCAGCCCTGGGTCCACCCCGCAGCCCAGCTCTGGATCCATCCCCCAGCAGCCGGCACCCCAGGCTCTCCCAGCTCCAGAAAGCAGACCCTCAGCCCGGGCCCCTGCACCGGCCCTGGGCCAGTTGCCTCCGGACCCTACCACAAAAGCATCCTCTCGATCCAGGAAATCAG GGTCTCTGACTCGTGCGGGGCCGCGGGCCTTCTGTTCCTGTTCCGCTTGCCCCGGAAGCTCTGCTTGCTGGCGTCGTCTGGGCCTGTGTCACAGCCGCATCTTTGATGTCCTCCTTCCTCTACCCTGGCCGACCATGCCAGGAAGAGGATTTCCAAGCCTCCTCACTTTCTACAG AGAACCTGCAAGAAAACACTCCACTCATCGTAATTCACGTGCTCCAAGCTCTCGGGCCTGCCGCTGTGGCTCTGGGAGCCCTGGGGGCTGCCTGTTACATCACTGA